A stretch of DNA from Paramormyrops kingsleyae isolate MSU_618 chromosome 15, PKINGS_0.4, whole genome shotgun sequence:
AGgcatattgtgatgcccaaaagttagttaTCTATATAAATTCAGTGTCttcatttaataaatgtgtctgACTTTACACAGTACATCACAATgcttttaccttgtttatcctcTTTTAAAAGACGTTGTGGCTATTAAGTTGTCCCTTTCTTCAGTGCTACTTTAGCGTTTatgcttccatgatttaccaaaaaatTTGCATGCAGCATGCTCTGCttagggcgtttttccaccgcaccaggtaccatactttcggtacttccataaagtgccgaAAGTATGGTACCTCTTtcgtgtcggttttccactggcataaaaaatggtaccggcgcTAAATGacatcagtgaccgcccctgactgacagtcACAATGCGTAGCTTaaatcataatttaaaaaaaaaaacaacttaaacttaaaactaacagtttaggctggaaaatgcagtttctcgaccagaagtcaatggaaaagcgaaagtacagtactttgtgcggtggaaaagcgccctaaatgaatttaataaacatacgCCGAATTTatcagattactaacttttgggcgtcACAATACGCCTCCCATTAATATTTTAGATGTAGTACTAATCTGCGTAAGTACTGCGTGGGCGTAAGTAAACCTCTGTATAGTACTGAAAAGTTGGCGTCCACACAAATGTTTCACctattatctaaagccctgataattactgcgcatgcgcgatataatCACGATTAAATCTGAATATAATCACGATTAAATCTGAATATAATCACGATTAAATCTGAATATAATCACGATTCAATCTAAGTGTTATATTATGCAGCCCTAATATATTCTTCAAATCCTTCCAATGAAGCCTTATCACCCAGCAATGTCTAGAGCTACTGCCCTTGATACAATGAGGGGAGGCAGACGTGGAGTGGGCTGCTTTTCATGCAATGAGATAATGACCCTTATTAAGGTCATTATTACAACAGTGACATCATGCACTAAGGCAGCTAACACAATACCAGTAAGGATGTGTCCCTCAAGGACAGGAACAGCCCCCATAGCCAATTTGTTCGAGATCCTATTCATAATGCTCCGTGTAGCATTTGATGATTCATGCACTTGGGATGTTAAAGAACGCTAAAAAGAACACAAGTTGAAATCCAAGTATATATACACGGTGACAGTGCCGACCATCACCTACGTAACTTACACCTCTACTTCCTGACGCACTTCTTTTACTCATAGGTTTCTCTGTCTAGACGTCCACCTGTTATTTTTAAGATCTCTCCCCACACAAGTCAGCACCTTGATTTCTGTATCACTGCAAAGAATGCAATTTTCAAACAAAAAACCTAAGAGTCATCACCAAATGACAAACCCCATTTTTCCAAGTGAACAGAAGTGATTAAGAGTATACATGGCTATTGACAAGCCTATTCCACAGCCCCCATTTCCCCAACTTCAGCTGCTGGTTATGGTCCTTTCCACCACCACTCTCCCAGCTACACCTGCCACCCAGGTAACCAAAGGCAGCTAATCAAGTTTTCAGCCTCTCAAAGTGACTCTCTCCCTTGTCTTATACCGgcagtggccaatcttatccacaaagggccggtgtgtgcaggtttttgggataacctgtaggtcagctgttcaaacccaggtgtgaggactcttcagccaatcagtcctctaattagtaatctaattagggagttgcagcaaaaacccgcatacacaccggccctttgcggataagattggccaccactgTCTTACACTGAATGCCCATTGCTGCTTCAATCATGTTTAAACTACAAGCCAAAAGTATTTTCCTACTACAGATAACGCCTTAATAGAAATTATCAGCATTTTATCCTCCATCTGTCTAGAACAAATTTAACCCTTTAGAGTTATCAATTGTCAGACACGCAAAtgtaattaatataaattatatattatatacaattATATAGTATGATGGAATCCTTCTTGAAGGTAATTTTGGTATTTGCATTCAGTTGAAATTGTGTTGATGGTCTGTTGCAGGAGTTTATCAGataaatgcaaatgaaatgtttgttttaaaaaaaactattcaaAACACTGTAcatccatttaaaaaaagtcTGTGGCTGGAGAGGAGTGGGTCAACTGCCAGTTCACATAAACAACTACAGTTCCTGTAATTACTCCGCTGAGGTCATAAGGCACTGTTCAGCAGGGTCTTCCTTCGCATAAACAATGCATTCATTCATGAACCCCCCCAAATTTCGCTAGTTGTATTTCTGTTAAACCCCACATCAAACATGAATCATACCTAACATTTTCGTATACACTGCAGTTACGTGTATTATAATAAACGTCAGGATGAACAGAATTCCGGTAGCCTAGCttcataaatgaaataaaattaagtaaCACTCATGTCTGGGTATTTACGACCAATATACGTTAGAAAATTAAATGAACGCCTTTTAAATCAATACATTTAACCCTATGTGTACTTCGATTTTCCATTCAAACCCTAAGCGGTGGGGAATTGGATAATTTCAAAGCACATGTACAGTTATTTTAAGGAGTACACGTGAAGACAAAAATACATTCGTTTGTTTTTCCACTCAACTACACAGCAAAAGCAAGAAAACGCTTAGCTCCAGTCCGGCTCCAAATCACAGAGGACATAAGCTTTATACGCGATCTTAGGCATATGTTCAGAACCTATATAGAGTGTAAACAAATGTAATAATACCCGATTATTTTGAGAACTTGTATTTTACAGTTAACCGAATACAGGGTCTGAACGTAAAACCTGAACCGCAGCTGCTGACAGTAAGTTTGTGTGGCACTTCAACACGTGTGAAGAGCTTGGCAACGTAGTACGTCCGCTTTCCTACGCCTCTTGAAATTCAACTAACCGTCAAAATCCTATTATTCCCAAGCAAACAAACCGCattcacacacagaaaaacgCAAGCGACTATTATTTTGTCGACGACACTATCTGTGAAGCCTTAGCGAGCGTCGGGTCACCGTTTACCCCAGACACAGCTCCGCTTCGCAGCCTATTTAACGAACTGGCGCGGCCGTAAACAATACCAGCTATCATAGTTAGATATTCACTTGACACAGCCGGCGCCTAGTCGGCGAACAATAGTGTAAAAAGCTATTAACGGGCAATAATTAGCGTGAATCTGGCGGTTATCCAAAACTTGTGAACTTGGTAACTTAGGTGACTAGCTAAGTGTCAAGTGTTGACATGTCATTCATGTAGCTAGGTGGATGGTTACATGAACACGGAGCAAGTTAAACGCGCTTCGCTCTGCTTTACATTTCCTTTTATCAAATGCCAGGCACACTTCTTATTAATACTGCGCGTGTTCATATATAAGGCCGAATTTAGGTGTGCAGACCTCGGCGATATGTTAGCAACTCCACAACACACGGCGTTCAAAATGGCTACCTTCGTGCGAGCCCTAGACGCAGGAACTCAGAGTCCTCCTTTCGACGCAACACATACCTTCTTTATCAGGTAGGCAAAAACCGTCCCCCGGTAAATGTACAGTCCAGTACACGAGCTAAGAGAGCAACTAAAGGACTTGGCGACCTTTCGACAGCAGTTACTTGTGCTCGTCGAGGCCGTCGTATTTTAAAATTCCGCTTTGTGGCAGCGCTCACTCCGACTCGAGTCGATCTACCTCGATCCAGGCTGCCGCCGACAGGCCGCGTTAATCGATGTCAGAGAGTGAGCGAGACGTCACAACATTAGTCGGGCTCGAGCGAACCCGCGCTACCGCGCAGTGTCTTCTGGGTACGTGGGGTACTCAGCTGTCATGAGTCTTCGTTCGTCTACCTGCCTTTCCTGTGACTAATTATGTATTTACTGCTGGTATAATCTACACCAGACATAGGTATAAATCTCATTTTATCCAAGTGTAAACGTTTCAAACAACGGTTAATTTTACagtttcagttcagttttatGTTAATATGCGGAACTATTGTGAATAATAACTGGGACTCGTGTAAAGATACGACAACATAAGATGCTTTATGCTGCCTTGGGGAAGTTTTAATGACCACATGGgttgttacattttgtttgtagggatttgaaaaaaaaaaactatcactATTTAAATTTTCAGATGTTCTTCCCggttttaaaatgcaatataGATCTTATTTACAGCTAGAGACTAGACCTTGAGAAGTGATAATAAGGACGCAATGAAGGCACCCTTTACTACTATGTCAGTCTTATATAATAGGTGTTCTTATGATTTAAGCGTTATGATCTTAAGCCTTATTCAGTCTTTGGCGTTCTTTGGTGCTTCCCGATAATTTGACTGTGACGTTCAAGCAGGCCTTCTCCTACCTGAAGCACAGAATTAAAAGATTGGTGCCGTTCACAGTTAGCGATAAATGTACTGTACTAACACGAGGTACCACGACAACACACAACTTACTGTACATTCTGCTGTTTAAGTCACTGCATGATTAACTTCACAAATACTTAGAATTAACTGCATTTGACACTTTAGGAAATACTTAATACTTCTGAGTAatttaggattttttaaataacattgttttacataaaagaaatattttacAAAACATGAATTTCCTCAGTacaggataaaataaaatacacaggTATTGTGGAAATGGGGTCTTTATTCATGAATACATCTGTTTAAAGAGAAAAGCTTTGAttgtatacatttattttaaaaacctaCACAGGTCCATGTATGTCTGTTGAGACACGTTGAAGCAGATTATTCTGCTTGATGGTCAGTGCCTTAAAAGCGTAGGTGGTTGTTTGGGTGTTTGTGTGCAGTAAGTAGATTCACTGCTCTTGCTTCCCTGTAAATTTTTCCTTACTGAGCCATACGTGTTGGCAGGCCTTCTCCTGGCTGGCTGCAGAGCTGCTGGATTTGGAATCTGAGTGTAGCATATGAGGCACAGCCACACTGTCCTGAGCATCCATTTGCAGGCAGGCACAATTTGATGAACTTGCTGTGAATGATGGGCCCCACATGGAGTTGCACAAGTCTGTTCCGTTGCTGTACATCTACGCAAATAGAAGAATAAGCATTATAAACTTACAGTTGTTTTTCCTACAAATGAGACTGAGTCCTCAAACCTTTTGAAGcatatttctttttctttttttttgctccatCACAAAGCTGATATGCACACACCAAGGGAAATTTACAGACATCACTTCAACTAAAGGAACTACCTTCATGAACTAGAGAAACCCAGGGAAtctccacacacaaacactaaattaaacccacaaccttggAATTTTGAGACTACAGTGCTGCCCCCATCCGTCCATGTATACCTGACAtcgttattaaaatgtttttgggGGTGGAGAGGGACCAAGCTGGGAAAGATGTGCAGCAGGTTAGGGTGATAAAGGATAATGATGGAATCGTACTCACAAATGTGGAGAGTGTGTTGAGCAGATTGAAGAAGTATTTTTAAGGGTTGATGGATgaagagaatgagagagagagagagaaggttaCAGTAGATGAGGTAGAGATAGTGAATTAGGAAGTGCAGAGGGTTAGCAAGGAGGAAGTAAGGACAGCTATGACGAGGATGAAGAATGGAAAGGCTGTTGGGCCAGATGATAAACCTGTGGAAGCATGGAGGTGTTTAGGCGAGGTGGCAGTGAAGTTTTTAACCAGATTGTTTAACACAATCTTGGAAAGTGAGAGAATGCCTGAGGAGTGGAGAATAAGCGTACTGGTACCAATTTTCAAGAGTAAGGGTGATGTGCAGAGCTGTAGTAACTACAGAGGGGTGAAGGTGATCAGCCACAGCATGAAGTTACGGGAAAGAGTAGTGGAAGTTAGGTTAAGAAGAGAGGTGATGGTTAGTGAGCAGCAGAATGGTTTCATGTCAGGAAAGAGCACTATAGATGCAATGTTTGCTCTGAGGGTGTTGATGGGGAAGTGTAGAGAAGGTCAGAAGGAGCTGCATTGTGTCTTTGTGGACCTAGATAAAGCCTATGACAGGGTGCATAGAGAGGAGTTGTGGTATTGTATGAGGGAGTTGGGAGTGGCAGAAAAGTATGCAAGAGTAGTACAGGATATGTACTGTATGAGGGCAGAGTGACAGCGGTGAGGTTTGTGGTAGGAGTGACTGATGCATTCAAGGTGGAGGTTGGATTACATCAAGGGTCACCAGCTCTGCACCCTTTCTCGTTTGCTGTAGTGATGGACAGATTGACAGATGAGACAGGAGTCCCTGTTGACTATGATGTTTGCAGATGACATCATGATCTGTAGTGAGAGTAGGGAGCAGGTGGAGGAGACACTGGAGAGGTGGAGAAATGCTCTAGAGTGGAGAGGTTAAGATGTTAAGATTTGCGTTGGGAGTGACGAGGATGGACAGGATTAGGAATGAGTATATTATAGGGACAGCTCAGGTTGGACGGTTTGGAGGCAAAGCCAGAGAGGCGAGACTGCATTGGTTTGGACATGTACAGAGGAGAGATGCTGAGTATGTTGGAAGAAGGATGAGGATAGAGCTTCAAGGCAAGAGGAAAAGAGGAggtttatggatgtggtgagagaggacatgcaggtggTTGGTGTGAAAGAGGGAGATGCAGAGGGCAGGAAGAGATGGAAACACATGATCCGCTGTGGCAAACAGAAGCAGCACATCCATATtcacaaaaatgtatttcatacTTTGCTGAATGGCACACAGTCATGCTGACAGTGGTTGCCATCGATATCCAATTTGAAGTCTGTCAGCCAGTTTTTAGCACAGGTCAGGTCGTCCTTGCAGGCTTCCAGCCTAAAGTCAGAAAGGAAGAGATTAgacaacaaaaaaatcaaaagctGAAAGATCTGGGCGGCAGTGGACAGCCTGGTGACAGTACGAACCAGCCGTCACAGAAGCTCACGCAAACTGGGACATTCAGGAAGCCTGCAGGATAGTCCTTGTTCACCCAGTGGGCTGCGTGTGGAGAGCACTGGTAGAAGCATTCAATCTTCTTCATGAATGCCTCAcagctgaaaaacaaaaccCAGACAGAAATTATGTGTATTTGTAAGATCATGGCAAACTTTAACCTAGCAAACATTCCGTTATTTAAATGTCATAATGATTCCAAGAATTACAGTTTGAATATGGTTGTGACTTTATAATTAAGGagattatacatttatttattgcctAGCAAGCCATATTACCCACTGAGTCAACTGTAACACGGTTAAAGCTCCCCCCCACCTTCCTGCAGTGGTaatttgtaaaaactgtaatgCTTACTgtgagatggggagggaggCCATGGGTGTTTATTTGTTCCTGTCTGCCATCCTGTCTGATGTGACCTTGTACTTACCGATCGCTAAGATTTCCACAGGTA
This window harbors:
- the LOC111834890 gene encoding riboflavin-binding protein-like isoform X2, with product MQWHCWVQLFRMRLCVTVLGVLVLLSGSLALEDSCLGGAHHKNAPGPERNMRECFTYSNSSCCHANFTEKLVSPVTKVDNTSWITCGNLSDRCEAFMKKIECFYQCSPHAAHWVNKDYPAGFLNVPVCVSFCDGWLEACKDDLTCAKNWLTDFKLDIDGNHCQHDCVPFSKMYSNGTDLCNSMWGPSFTASSSNCACLQMDAQDSVAVPHMLHSDSKSSSSAASQEKACQHVWLSKEKFTGKQEQ
- the LOC111834890 gene encoding riboflavin-binding protein-like isoform X3, which produces MRLCVTVLGVLVLLSGSLALEDSCLGGAHHKNAPGPERNMRECFTYSNSSCCHANFTEKLVSPVTKVDNTSWITCGNLSDRCEAFMKKIECFYQCSPHAAHWVNKDYPAGFLNVPVCVSFCDGWLEACKDDLTCAKNWLTDFKLDIDGNHCQHDCVPFSKMYSNGTDLCNSMWGPSFTASSSNCACLQMDAQDSVAVPHMLHSDSKSSSSAASQEKACQHVWLSKEKFTGKQEQ
- the LOC111834890 gene encoding riboflavin-binding protein-like isoform X1, with product MFSPPKEIKKYKIFISQSMLRSTPVRRVKNEHLAANVLASPLKRYFDCKPCLFQPHRMRLCVTVLGVLVLLSGSLALEDSCLGGAHHKNAPGPERNMRECFTYSNSSCCHANFTEKLVSPVTKVDNTSWITCGNLSDRCEAFMKKIECFYQCSPHAAHWVNKDYPAGFLNVPVCVSFCDGWLEACKDDLTCAKNWLTDFKLDIDGNHCQHDCVPFSKMYSNGTDLCNSMWGPSFTASSSNCACLQMDAQDSVAVPHMLHSDSKSSSSAASQEKACQHVWLSKEKFTGKQEQ